The following DNA comes from Simkania negevensis Z.
CGGTTCATCGAAGAGATAGAGAGTTTTTCCAGTTGATCGTTTGGCTAATTCACGAGCAAGACGCATGCGCCCCGCTTCACCTCCTGATAAACTTGCAATTTCTTGTCCCAGAGCAAGGTAACCGAGCCCGACATTTTGCAAAGTTTCGAGACTTTTTTGCAGTTTGGGAATAGGGGGAAGAAAGTGGATGGCTTCATCGATAGTCAGTTTTAAAAGTTCCCCGAGGCTTTTTCCATGGTAGGTGACTTGTGAGCTGAGAGGATTGAGACGGTTTCCTTTACATGCATCACAAGAGACTTTAAGGGAGGGAAGAAATTGAAGCCGAATCGTTTTGAATCCCAACCCCCAACAAGTTCGGCACATCCCTTTCAGATGATTGTAACTAAAATGTTTTGGTTTGAGCCCACGTGTTTTTGCTTCGGGCAATTCGGCGTAAAATTGACGGATGTGAGTGAGAATTTCATTGTAAGTGCTGACATCGGCGCGGATGGTATGCCCGATCGGATTTTGGTCGATTGAGATCAGTTTGTTGAACTCATCGACTCCTTCAATTGTTGCCTCATCAATCTGGATTGAAGTTTCTTGGGAGCGTGCTGCAAGATGCATTTGTACTCCTCTTTTGAGAATCGCATGCATCAAGGTGGATTTCCCAGAACCTGAAACCCCTGTCAGACAGGTGAGTGCTTTAGTGGGAATTTTTAATGTGAGGTTTTTGAGGTTGTGTTTCGAGGCGTTACGAATGGTGATGTGAACTTTGCTTTTACGTCTTTTTTCTGGAACAGGAAGTTTCTTTTTCCCACTGAGATATTGTCCTGTCAAAGAGCGAGGGTTCTTTTTGATTTGTGCGAGTGTTCCTTCTGCGACGATTTCTCCACCATGTTTTCCAGCTTGAGGTCCGAAGTCAAAGACGTAGTCGGCAATGGAAAGAGTGAGTGGATCATGCTCGACGAGAAGTAGGGTATTCCCGAGTTTGCAAAGGTGTTTGAGCGCTTCATTCAGGCGTGCATTATTTTGTGGGTGGAGTCCAATCGTTGGTTCATCTAAAACGTAGAGACAGCCGGTCAACCCACTTCCAAGTTGTCGCGCTAAGTGAATCCGCTGGGTTTCACCTCCGCTCAAGGTTGGAGCTTGTCTATCTAGTGAGAGATAATCAAGACCAATGTTACACAAAAACTGAATCCGATTTTCGAGCTGTTCGAGAGTTTCTGCAAGGAGGGGGATTGTAAGATGCTGAAGAGATTGAATGAACTTAAGCACTTGATGGAGGGGAAGAGAGCAAAGTTTTCCAATTGTCACATCTTGCACTTTCACGTGGCGCGCAAGAGGGCTCAGTCTTTCTCCACTGCAAGTGACACATGTCGTCTGCTCAAGATGAGGAATGACCGATTCACGGAGTTGTTTTTTCCCCGCTTTTGCGCAACGAGTAAATGCTGCATTGATTCCCGTCCAGCGAAAAATCAACCCATTGTAGGTAAAGTCTTCAGTAGATCCATTGAGTAAGAGTTGCAACTGTTTCACAGGAAGCTTATATAAGGGGGTATCAGAATCAATTCCTTCAGCGTCTAAATAGTCCAAAAGGAGCTTTTCAACCTCTTCGGTCCATTCTTCTTTCCACAATTTATGCATCAAAGAAAAAGGAGACATATTCATCACTTTTTGATGCTTGAGCATGTTTGCTCCCCATTGAAAGCCCAATCCTAAACAATCAGGGCACATCCCATCGTCAGAGTTGAAAGAAAATGTATGAGGTGTGATGGGGGGGTAGCTTTTTCCTGTACTAGGGACTGCAAAAGAAAGGTTAAATAAGAGATCTTCTTTGGGGGTTGCTACGATAAACGGCTCTTTTGTGAGACGAGTGACTTGTTCGATGGCTTCAAAAAGTCTTTTTTCGATGCCTTCTCGAATGGCAAGGCGATCAACAACTAAAAAGAGTTCATTTTTACGTCCTACTTCATAGGGAATTTCTTCGTCTAATGCATAATACTCTCCATTGAGACGAATGCGTAAAAATCCCTTTTGGATCAAATTTTCTCTAAGCTCTTCAAATGGCGCACTCTTGCTGATCTTAACGGGCGTTAATATGTGTAAGCGAGTCTTTTCTGGGAGTTGCATGAGATGATTGACCACATATTCATTTGTAATCGACTCAATTTTTTCTCCTGTTTCAGGGCAATAAGCAATTCCTGCATGTGCATACAGCAATCGTAAAAAGTCGTATACTTCGGTCATCGTTCCGATAGTCGAGCGAGGATTTCCTGCATGGTGTTTTTGTTCAATGGCAATGGCAGGAGAAAGACCGTCGATTTCTTCGAGGCGCGGCTTAGGCATTTGTTTGACAAATTGACGGGCATAAGAAGAAAGAGAGTCGATGTACCGCCTTTGTCCTTCGGCATAAATAGTATCGAACGCAAGAGATGACTTTCCCGAACCAGAAGGGCCCGTGCAAATGGTGATTTTGTTACGTGGAATTTTTAGTGACACCCCTTTCAAGTTATTTTGCGCTGCGCCGCGGACTTCGAGGGCAGCAGCTGGTGGAGCAACCTCTTTTTTCTTCGTCGATTTGATCCGTATTTTGGGGTTTAAAATGGAATGCACTGCACATCCAGTTGGCGTTTTTAGTTTGGCTATTTCTTCCGGGGTTCCTTGGGCGGTGATTTGTCCACCATCTTTTCCTCCTTCAGGGCCTAAGTCAATGATCCAATCAGCAGTTTTGACCATATCCATGTTGTGTTCAATCACAAGGACTGTATTTCCGGCGGCTCGTAGCTCTTGCAAGATTTCAATGAGTTTGGCGATGTCATGAAAGTGGAGCCCTGTTGTTGGCTCGTCTAAAATGTAAAGGGTTTTCCCTGTTGCCGGGCGAGTGAGTTCACGCGCGAGTTTGATCCGTTGTGCTTCTCCCCCTGAAAGTGTGGTTGAAGATTGCCCTAGGGTGATGTAGCCTAAGCCTACTTTGAGGAGCAAGCTAAGCTTGTGATGAATCGATGGAATGTTTTCGAAAAAGGCAGAAGCTTCTTCGACTGTCATTTCGAGCACTTCATGAATGCTTTTCCCCTTGTAGAGGATACTGAGTGTTGAAAGGTCAAATCGTTTTCCTTCACAAACTGGGCAGGTTGACCAAACATCATCCATAAAGTCCATGTCGATACGGAGCATTCCCATTCCACGACATTCGAGGCATGAGCCTTCAGCAACATTGAAGCTAAATCGACCAGGTTTGTAGCCGAAAGCTTGGCTTTCGGGCAATTTTGTAAAGAGGTCGCGGATATCATCAAAGACTTTGATGTAGGTGCTTGGATTAGATCGGGGAGTGCGCCCAATAGGCGTTTGGTCGATGGCAATGACTTTATCTAGGTGCTCAATGCCTTCAATTGTTTGATGTTTTCCAACCCGTTGCTCTGCTTTATGTAACTTATTCGCTAGAGCAGGATAGAGAATGTCTGTGATAAGAGACGACTTCCCCGATCCTGAAACCCCCGTGACCGCGACAAAAACCTCTAAAGGAATATCGATTGTGACATTTTTGAGATTGTGGTGTTTAGCTTCTCTAATCGTCAGTTTTTTTTCGGATGGGGGGATGCGCTTTTTGGGAATTGGGATCTTTTTTTTGCCACTGAGATAGGCGCCTGTTAAAGAGCGGGGCGAGGCGATGAGATCATCGAGCGTTCCTTCAGCAACAATTTCTCCACCAAGGATTCCCGCTTCGGGCCCAATGTCGACGATATAATCGGCCGCATCCATTGTTTCTTCATCATGCTCAACGACGATGATCGTGTTTCCTCGATCACGAAGCATTTTAAGAGTAGCGATCAGCTTGGTATTATCTCGTGGATGGAGCCCAATCGAAGGTTCATCGAGGATATAAGTTGCAGCAACAAGTCCCGACCCGATTTGCGAAGCGAGCCGGACCCGTTGAGCTTCTCCACCAGATAAGGTGGGAGATGTTCGGTCCAGTGTGAGATAGTAAAGCCCTACATTGAGGAGAAAATCGAGTCGCTTTTGAATTTCTTGCAGTAGATCTCGGCCAATCATGCGCTCAAAAGGGGTGAGTTTCAGCTTGTCAAAGAAGTGAGCCACCTCTTCAATTGTCAGAGCAGTTACTTCGTGAATCCTCTTCGATCCAATCTTTGTGGCAGAGGGATAGGGCTTGATGCGCGAACCTTCACAATCGGGGCAAACTGCTTCATGCATCAGCTTTTCCATATTGGAGCGGTAGACATCACTTTTTGCCTCATTGAAACGGTTTTTAGCTTCGGCTAAGACGCCGTGCCATTTGACATATTCTGTCCAAACAGTTTTCTTTTTGGGATGCACAAACCGCATGCGGGTCCATTTCTTTTTATTCCCATAGAGGAAGATCTTTTTAGCACTTTCAGATAGCTTTTTCCAAGGTGTGTCTAAGCTGAAGTTGTAGAGATCTGCTAAATTATCGTAAATGTTTCCCCATTTTACAGTTTCATAGCTGCTTGCAATAGAGCAGCACCCCTCGGCAATACTCAACTCTGGGTCGATGATCAGATCCAAATCAAAATCTTGAATGACACCGAGTCCTTCACAGGTCGGGCACATTCCTGAAGGATGATTGAAGGAAAAATCATGCGGTTCGAGGGGGGAGTACGACTCACCCGATTTTTTTGCATGAGCATGTTGAGAAAAAAGGGTTTCGACTCCAGTGTCGTGATCGAGGACACTCATGACCCCTTGCCCGAGCTCAAGAGCCTGAGAAACTGCTTCGGTCAAGCGAGGCTTTTCAGCTTTTGTGAGAGCGAGTCGATCGACAACGAGATCGATATCATGAGCTGTGGTTTTATCAATGGCGATATCTTCAGAGAGGTCAACTAAATTCTGGTCGAGCCGGATACGGGTGAACCCTTTTCGGATGAGCTCATCAAACAGATCTTTGAACTCGCCTTTTTTTCCTCGTGTATGAGGGGCGAGAATGAGGAGTTTCGATTTTTCAGGAAAGGTTTCAATGGTCGCAAGAATTTGCTCGGTGCTTTGTGGCTGAACCTTTTCACCACTAATGGGGCAATGTGGAGTTCCGACCCTTGCAAAGAGAACCCGTAGATAATCGTAAATTCCAGTCATTGTCCCAACTGTTGAGCGGGGATTTCTTCCAGCAGTTTTTTGCTCGATTGCAATAGTGGGCGAGATCCCTTCAATCAGATCGGCATCGGGTTTTGAGAGATTTCCCATGTAGCGGCGCGCGTAGTTTGACAGAGATTCGATATAGCGCCTTTGTCCTTCGACATAGATCGTGTCGAAGGCAAGTGAAGACTTGCCTGATCCTGAAACTCCAGTGAAAACAATAAACGCTCCCGATTGAAGAGTGAGGTCAACTCCCTTGAGATTATGGACTTTAACATTTTTGAGACGAATAGGTTGCTGTGTCATGGCAAAGAGTATAAAATATTCCCAGGTGTAGAATAAAGCATTTTTCAGCTATAGAAAAATTAGAGGACATGAATAGATGGCAATGGCGCGCACGAAAATCATTTGTACGATGGGGCCTGCGGTCTCAGACTACAACAAAATCCTAGAGCTTATTGATGCTGGGATGAATGTAGCACGGCTTAATATGAGCCATGGAAATCACGAGCAGCATCGTGAAATGATTCGAATGCTAAAAAAAGCTCGCGCAGAAAAAGGGGTGCCTCTCGCTATCATGCTTGATACGAAAGGGCCTGAAATTCGCGTTGGAAAGATCAAAGGGGATGCGATAGCCCTCAATAAAAAGCAGACATTGAAGATCATGCGTGGAGAGATCGAAGGATCAGATGAGGGAATTAGCTTTCTTCCACCCACGATTGTCGATGACATCCCTCTCCACGCTACAGTTCTTTTTGATGATGGTTACATCAACTCACACGTGATTGAGAAAACCAAAAAAGGAATCGTCGTCGAAATTCAAAATAATGGTGTCCTCCGGAGTCAAAAAGGGGTAAACATTCCTCATGCCGCACTCAATCTTCCTGCAGTGACGCAGCAAGACATTCAAGATATTATCTTCGGATGTGAGGAAGAGGTGGATCTTTTAGCAGCTTCGTTCATTCGGAATGCCGATCACATTCTCGAAATTAAGAAGCTTTTAACTCAGCACCAAAAAACCCCCATTCTTGTCATTGCTAAAATTGAAAATGCTTTGGGGGTAAAAAACTTTGATAGCATTTTGCAAGCAGCAGATGGAATCATGGTAGCAAGAGGCGATCTTGGAGTTGAATTGCCCATCACACAAGTTCCTAAACTTCAAAAAATGATGATTCGCAAGTGCTACCAATCTTTCAAGCCTGTCATTACAGCCACGCAAATGCTCGAATCGATGATCGAAAACCTCCGTCCAACTCGCGCAGAGGTTTCTGATGTAGCCAATGCCATATATGACAGTACTTCAGCCGTGATGCTATCGGGAGAAACAGCTATTGGAAAATATCCTGTCGAAACGGTGCGCCTCATGCGCAGTACAATTTTAGCCACTGAAAAAGACTTCAAGTATGAAGAATTTTTCTATAATGATGTGGCAAGACGTGTTTTTAATGATATATCCTCTTCTGTTGCTCTTGCCGCTGTTAAAACAGCTTATGCAGGGAATGGAAAAGCCCTCATCGCTTTAACGACCAGTGGATTTACAGCGCGGGTCATGGCCCGTTTTCGCCCCAAAATGCCAATTATTGCTATCACACCTAAGGAACGGACCTACCACCAGCTGGCGTTTGTTTGGGGAATCACTCCGGTTCATGCATCTGTCGAAAATGTGAAGCAAGGAATGGCGAAAGCCAGTTGCTTTGCCTTGCAGCATAAGATTCTTCACTATGGTGACCTTATCGTGGTGACATCTGGCTCTCCCTTTGGAGTGAGTGGAACCACGAACATGATGCTTGTCGACAACATCGGAGATGTACTTGTCCGCGGGATGATAGGAGAAGGGAGAAAAGTTCATGGGAAGGTAAAGGTCATTCTCAGTTTCGACCCCGAAGCGACCTATAAGATCAAAGATCGGCTCGTTGTGATTCCTCACTGCCATGAAAAGTATAAACATTTCTTAAAAGGGGCTGCAGGTATCATATTGCAAAACCATCCAGACGATTGTCATTCCGAACAGATGGGAAGATTGATCGCCCATGACCTAAAAATCCCTATTCTTCTCAGAGCCGATGCAGCTTGCACCATCCTCAAAGACGATCAAATGGTCACTCTCGACCCCAATAAGGGGCTTGTCTTCGAAGGGATCGTTGAATCAGAAGATGAAATGCTGACCCAAGTCTGCAAGATTCCGCATTAATCAGATTGCTTGGCGATAGTTGATTCAAAATAATGGATGATTTTTCCTAGGGTACAAAAAGCTGTAAAAATAGGCAGTCCAACTGTAGCTATTAACGCTGAAAAATGGATGCTAGCGACATCTGCTAAGTTGACTTGTTTTACCTTGAGCAAATCTGAAGCAGTTATGTTATACCTGTCTTGGCAGGCACTAATGTTGGAGCCAATACCTAGAAAAATCGCTCCGATTAAGCCAAAGTGGTGTTGAGCAAGAGAGCAAACTATACCTAGGCATGCTGAATTGATAAAATGCCCTATCATTGGTTCTTTCGAATGAGAGTTGTCTAAATACTTTGCAGCAAGTTCTAGGCTTGTGAATTCTATGGTTGATAAGCATGTCCTAACTATTGAAAACTCTGAAAAATTTGAAGAGATTCTTGGTAAGATGACTGTCTCTAGCAAATAGCGATGGAGGATTTCTTGGTATATTCCAGCAAACGTAGTAAGCAATAACACCATTCCCAAACGTTCGTCTAAATTTAAGTTTTCAGCGCTGCCAATTGCCTTAAGACTCAATTTCATTTCTTGAAGATCTTGTAAATTAGTTTGTGTATATTTTTCGTAGCTTAAGCCTTCATACAGATCAATTGGAAGTTTCAGGTGTTGAACAGCGAGTTAATTGATTGTAACAAGCGCTGCATTTAGAGCGTATCCAGCAGAAAAGCAAGCTACTGATAAGCAAACAGTAGAGCCAATAGAACTTATTTGGTTGATCATAGAATTTTCCTCTCGATTTTAGTAGAAGATACTATCGACTTCTTTGTTTTTTACCATTAGTTAATTTGAAAATTGTTTTTAACATCTTTAAATAGATTTGAATTCGAATAAAATGGATATTCAGGTTTATAATTTATTAATTTGATATAAAAATTATTTTAATAATTTTTAATTGCAAATAAATTTGTCTTGTTTATAATTACCGTAAATTTAATTCAGTTGAGAAGAAGGATATAAGAAGATGTTTACAGCAATAAAAAATTTCTTTGTGCGTCCAAGTAACGATTTTTTTGGACCAGAAGCAAACGATGATAACTTAGAATGCGCTATCTCCTTGGAAAAACCAATGGATCATTTAGTCTTAGGTTGTAATGAGGGGATAGAGCGGGTAAGAGTGATCGATGAAATGGCAAAGGCCATTGCAGAATCTGACATTCGCCCTACATGGCTTCGCCATAATGGTTCTGTTGAAGTGAGTAAACTACGTGAAACGATCACTATGTCTGACATGTTTGCTAAGAAACTGCTGACAGAAGAAGGATTTGTGAAGCTGAGCGACCTTCATTTTTTTGATCGTGAGAGTGTGAATGGTAGTACTCAAAGATCGGGGATGGAAAGAGATTATACTAAGTGTGATAAATGTAGAGCAGAACTTGAAGAGGTTACGACTTCAAAAGCACTTGCTTTACGTATTCAAATGGGGGCAAGCTTTGATCCTAAAGCAGCGAAAGGCTTGTTCAAAGCCCCCTCAAAGGTTGTAAAGGTTGACGAATATCAAAAACTAGGGATTCCAGAACCTGTGAATCTATTGGCAAAAGTTAAAGATGCAACAGTTTTAAATTGGAAGTTCGACAGCTTTTTTTGGACACGTACAGGGACATTATCACTCTTTGCCTTGGCTGTCATAGGAGCGTCATACTATACGGGCTATGTCCCAACTTTTAGTGTAGCACTTCTTCCGACTTTATAAAAATTCTTAGTTAGTTTAAGATCTCCCCATTTTAACGGGCTTAAGAGAGAAAAAAAATTTTCACTCTAAAGTCAGAAAATGGGGAATTTTCATGTCGACAGTTGATCCCTTTGGTCCAAATGGAGTGAATTTTAATTGCTCTATTTGTCTAGACTCTGTTTCAAAAAAGTTTGCGGCCCTTGACTGCAATTTTGGAAAAGAACGACTTGCACTCATCGATAAGATTCTAGATGAGCAAGGACATGCTTGGAAAGAAGGGCGCCAACTTCCTTGGATAGATGACTGGATGCGCATCGATCCAAAAAAGCTCGAAAAAGCTTATTTTATCACAGCCGAATACCTCCCCTTACTTGATCCACAACAAGACGAAAGCAAAAAACTCCTTACAAATGAGGGGTATTTTAATCTTGCAGGCCTTCATGGCGGATGCAAGGAATGCTACGACAGCGTGATTACAAGAAAGTGTGAATGTCCTATCTGTCGAGCTCAACATGTGCAGGTATACACTTCTAAGTATTTTGATAGAAAAGTGGAGACAAACACGATTGGTCTTCCTCGACCAGCCATAAGTGCTCCTGTACAGCCACTCAATACCGAAGTTAAAAATTTCTTAGACGATATCAGAAGAATGTTCGGGTGTTTTGGCCGCTCTGTCATTGGGGGAGGAGACATTTCGAGAAGCGAGCACCTTCAAATAGGAACCCATTATTTAGTCCAAATTGTCTCTATGGCCATTGACGGCCTTATTCATAACATTTTGTTTCATGGGGCTGTTAAAGTCGCCTTAATCTCGTTTGAAAGATTTGGTTTCCGAGGGCTTGGGCATTGGAAGCAACTTGCTGATGCGGCCACTCAATGGAACATGAGTTGGGCTCAACATATTATCATTTGGAAAGCATTTGCTAGCACTTTCAACTATTCTTTTAGGCAGTTTTCTGTGAATTTGAGTTACACAGGACTCTCTCATCACGTTGCTCGGTTAGACTTATTGACAGTGCTTTGGCTAGGGTTTAAGGTTTTATATAATACAGACTTTGGCTGGAAGATTTAACCTCAAAGGGGAGGTGCTGTGATGTCTTTATCTGTGGAATATTCTTATAGTGAGCTCAATAGCATGGGGCTCTCTTTACCGTATTTTTTAATAGCTCGCTCGAATCAGAGTCATGCCTATCTAGAAGGTTGTATTAAAATTACAATTGTCTTTCCCGAAGAAGGCATGTTGAAAAGTCGTGATCCCAAGAAAATTTTGCAAATTTGGATCGATTGGAACAAAGCGAGTCAACAGATGCAAACGATAGGTAGTAGTCCATCTCACGTAGATTTTCTCGAGAGAGGAAAGGTGAAGCAACTCTTCGAAGCAGCTCAAGCAGCAGCGAAACAGTATCAAGAAGAGATCTCTAATGTAGGGATCTCTATCGAAAGGCAATGGGAAACGATCTACTAACCTGAGCTCTGGGATTATTTTACTTAGTCACAGGAGAGAGAGTTCTCTTAAATTCTCGGTATTTTTGTCTCCGGAAGGGTCAAACGGTCCTTTT
Coding sequences within:
- the uvrA gene encoding excinuclease ABC subunit UvrA, with product MTQQPIRLKNVKVHNLKGVDLTLQSGAFIVFTGVSGSGKSSLAFDTIYVEGQRRYIESLSNYARRYMGNLSKPDADLIEGISPTIAIEQKTAGRNPRSTVGTMTGIYDYLRVLFARVGTPHCPISGEKVQPQSTEQILATIETFPEKSKLLILAPHTRGKKGEFKDLFDELIRKGFTRIRLDQNLVDLSEDIAIDKTTAHDIDLVVDRLALTKAEKPRLTEAVSQALELGQGVMSVLDHDTGVETLFSQHAHAKKSGESYSPLEPHDFSFNHPSGMCPTCEGLGVIQDFDLDLIIDPELSIAEGCCSIASSYETVKWGNIYDNLADLYNFSLDTPWKKLSESAKKIFLYGNKKKWTRMRFVHPKKKTVWTEYVKWHGVLAEAKNRFNEAKSDVYRSNMEKLMHEAVCPDCEGSRIKPYPSATKIGSKRIHEVTALTIEEVAHFFDKLKLTPFERMIGRDLLQEIQKRLDFLLNVGLYYLTLDRTSPTLSGGEAQRVRLASQIGSGLVAATYILDEPSIGLHPRDNTKLIATLKMLRDRGNTIIVVEHDEETMDAADYIVDIGPEAGILGGEIVAEGTLDDLIASPRSLTGAYLSGKKKIPIPKKRIPPSEKKLTIREAKHHNLKNVTIDIPLEVFVAVTGVSGSGKSSLITDILYPALANKLHKAEQRVGKHQTIEGIEHLDKVIAIDQTPIGRTPRSNPSTYIKVFDDIRDLFTKLPESQAFGYKPGRFSFNVAEGSCLECRGMGMLRIDMDFMDDVWSTCPVCEGKRFDLSTLSILYKGKSIHEVLEMTVEEASAFFENIPSIHHKLSLLLKVGLGYITLGQSSTTLSGGEAQRIKLARELTRPATGKTLYILDEPTTGLHFHDIAKLIEILQELRAAGNTVLVIEHNMDMVKTADWIIDLGPEGGKDGGQITAQGTPEEIAKLKTPTGCAVHSILNPKIRIKSTKKKEVAPPAAALEVRGAAQNNLKGVSLKIPRNKITICTGPSGSGKSSLAFDTIYAEGQRRYIDSLSSYARQFVKQMPKPRLEEIDGLSPAIAIEQKHHAGNPRSTIGTMTEVYDFLRLLYAHAGIAYCPETGEKIESITNEYVVNHLMQLPEKTRLHILTPVKISKSAPFEELRENLIQKGFLRIRLNGEYYALDEEIPYEVGRKNELFLVVDRLAIREGIEKRLFEAIEQVTRLTKEPFIVATPKEDLLFNLSFAVPSTGKSYPPITPHTFSFNSDDGMCPDCLGLGFQWGANMLKHQKVMNMSPFSLMHKLWKEEWTEEVEKLLLDYLDAEGIDSDTPLYKLPVKQLQLLLNGSTEDFTYNGLIFRWTGINAAFTRCAKAGKKQLRESVIPHLEQTTCVTCSGERLSPLARHVKVQDVTIGKLCSLPLHQVLKFIQSLQHLTIPLLAETLEQLENRIQFLCNIGLDYLSLDRQAPTLSGGETQRIHLARQLGSGLTGCLYVLDEPTIGLHPQNNARLNEALKHLCKLGNTLLLVEHDPLTLSIADYVFDFGPQAGKHGGEIVAEGTLAQIKKNPRSLTGQYLSGKKKLPVPEKRRKSKVHITIRNASKHNLKNLTLKIPTKALTCLTGVSGSGKSTLMHAILKRGVQMHLAARSQETSIQIDEATIEGVDEFNKLISIDQNPIGHTIRADVSTYNEILTHIRQFYAELPEAKTRGLKPKHFSYNHLKGMCRTCWGLGFKTIRLQFLPSLKVSCDACKGNRLNPLSSQVTYHGKSLGELLKLTIDEAIHFLPPIPKLQKSLETLQNVGLGYLALGQEIASLSGGEAGRMRLARELAKRSTGKTLYLFDEPTIGLHADDIAKLIPLFHALVDKGNTLIIIEHNLDILRIADHIIDLGPEAGEKGGEIIATGTPEEIEKHPTSYTAAFLRKH
- the pyk gene encoding pyruvate kinase codes for the protein MAMARTKIICTMGPAVSDYNKILELIDAGMNVARLNMSHGNHEQHREMIRMLKKARAEKGVPLAIMLDTKGPEIRVGKIKGDAIALNKKQTLKIMRGEIEGSDEGISFLPPTIVDDIPLHATVLFDDGYINSHVIEKTKKGIVVEIQNNGVLRSQKGVNIPHAALNLPAVTQQDIQDIIFGCEEEVDLLAASFIRNADHILEIKKLLTQHQKTPILVIAKIENALGVKNFDSILQAADGIMVARGDLGVELPITQVPKLQKMMIRKCYQSFKPVITATQMLESMIENLRPTRAEVSDVANAIYDSTSAVMLSGETAIGKYPVETVRLMRSTILATEKDFKYEEFFYNDVARRVFNDISSSVALAAVKTAYAGNGKALIALTTSGFTARVMARFRPKMPIIAITPKERTYHQLAFVWGITPVHASVENVKQGMAKASCFALQHKILHYGDLIVVTSGSPFGVSGTTNMMLVDNIGDVLVRGMIGEGRKVHGKVKVILSFDPEATYKIKDRLVVIPHCHEKYKHFLKGAAGIILQNHPDDCHSEQMGRLIAHDLKIPILLRADAACTILKDDQMVTLDPNKGLVFEGIVESEDEMLTQVCKIPH